In Blastopirellula sp. J2-11, a single genomic region encodes these proteins:
- the purL gene encoding phosphoribosylformylglycinamidine synthase subunit PurL — MTLWEIDIYPSAAERDAAADSLIAAAADLGLASDLQVATSRGFLIQADFNRDHVELLSDQLLCDTVVEQAKVDQAGADSLSKPPASGLSQLVYVLPKPGVMDPVAQSTMTAIADFGQSAAAVRTFRKYWLPQLPQPLFDKLCNKLLANDAIEQVIIGPIPFEQLSFGKPYEFALATTPIRKLDDAGLTKLSKEGQLYLTLVEMQTIQNYFNELGRDPTDIELESVAQTWSEHCSHKTLAGRIAYKDEKGERKFNNMLKETIFAATQEIRKSLGDKDWCVSVFQDNAGIVRFDDEHNIVFKVETHNHPSALEPYGGANTGIGGVVRDPMGTGMGAKPICNTDVFCFAPPDVDPETLPPGVLHPRRVMNGVVSGVRDYGNRMGIPTVNGAVYFDERYLGNPLVYCGNVGLIPQQHSFKEVKPNDLIVALGGRTGRDGIHGATFSSAELTSESESLSGGAVQIGNAITEKMVLDVLLEARDRGLFNAVTDCGAGGFSSAVGEMGEKIGADVWLDRAPLKYDGLSYTEIWISEAQERMVLAVPDHKWDELEELCSSEGVEATIIGRFAPTGRLKLFYYQEAVGDLDMKFLHDGRPPIVREATYQPLPVKPLKLPAVKSCDFAGDLKQILGSLNVASKHWIIRQYDHEVQGGSVIKPLVGVQNDGPGDAAVVRPVLTSHRGVVVSCGMNPRYGDFDTYDMATSAIDEAMRNCVAVGADPSQIAILDNFCWGYTDRPETLGSLVRSAIACYDMAIALGTPFISGKDSLNNEFSYFNDTGEKQTISIPPSLLISALGQVDDVRRCVTMDLKKTGSKLYVVGKTFNELGGSHWSLIHDQKDGAAPKVNPAIAKSTFASLHKAIHGGLVRSCHDLSEGGLAVAAAEMAFAGGLGAELTLDNMPHDEAAQHAVSLLFSESNTRFLVEVPAENEKQFQSLLAGIPHAAIGMVIEKPKLTISLKKTKLVSASLDELKQAWLSPLDW, encoded by the coding sequence GTGACGCTGTGGGAAATTGACATATATCCGTCCGCTGCCGAGCGCGACGCTGCCGCTGATTCGCTAATCGCCGCCGCGGCCGATCTGGGCCTTGCGTCCGATCTGCAGGTCGCTACGTCGCGCGGTTTTCTGATTCAGGCCGACTTCAACCGCGACCATGTCGAGCTGTTGTCGGATCAACTGCTCTGCGACACCGTCGTCGAACAGGCGAAAGTCGACCAGGCAGGCGCCGACTCGCTGTCGAAACCGCCGGCGTCCGGTTTGTCGCAATTGGTCTACGTCTTGCCGAAGCCCGGCGTGATGGATCCGGTTGCGCAAAGTACGATGACGGCGATCGCCGACTTTGGTCAATCGGCCGCCGCGGTCCGCACGTTCCGCAAATACTGGCTGCCGCAGTTGCCGCAACCGTTGTTCGACAAGCTGTGCAACAAACTGTTGGCGAACGACGCGATCGAGCAGGTCATCATCGGCCCGATTCCATTCGAGCAACTGTCGTTCGGCAAGCCGTACGAATTCGCGCTGGCGACCACGCCGATTCGCAAGCTGGATGACGCCGGTCTGACCAAGCTCAGCAAAGAGGGCCAGCTTTATCTGACGCTGGTCGAAATGCAAACCATTCAAAACTATTTCAACGAGCTGGGACGCGATCCGACCGACATCGAGCTGGAATCGGTCGCCCAAACTTGGAGCGAGCACTGCAGCCACAAAACGCTCGCCGGCCGCATCGCCTACAAAGATGAAAAAGGCGAACGCAAATTCAACAACATGCTGAAAGAGACGATCTTCGCGGCGACGCAGGAGATCCGCAAAAGCCTGGGTGACAAAGATTGGTGCGTCAGCGTTTTCCAAGACAACGCCGGCATCGTCCGCTTTGATGACGAGCACAACATCGTCTTCAAGGTCGAAACCCACAACCATCCGTCGGCGCTGGAACCTTACGGCGGCGCCAACACCGGCATCGGCGGCGTCGTCCGCGACCCGATGGGAACCGGCATGGGCGCCAAGCCGATCTGCAATACCGACGTCTTCTGTTTCGCTCCGCCCGATGTCGATCCCGAAACGCTTCCCCCCGGCGTGTTGCATCCGCGCCGCGTGATGAACGGCGTCGTCAGCGGCGTCCGTGATTACGGCAACCGCATGGGCATCCCCACGGTCAACGGCGCCGTCTACTTTGACGAACGTTACCTGGGCAACCCGCTCGTCTACTGCGGCAATGTCGGCCTGATCCCACAGCAGCACTCTTTCAAAGAAGTGAAGCCCAACGACTTGATCGTCGCGCTCGGCGGACGAACTGGTCGCGACGGCATCCATGGCGCGACGTTTAGCTCGGCCGAACTGACCAGCGAGAGCGAATCGCTCTCGGGCGGCGCCGTCCAGATCGGTAACGCCATCACCGAAAAGATGGTGCTTGACGTTCTGCTGGAAGCCCGCGATCGCGGCCTCTTCAACGCAGTCACCGACTGCGGCGCCGGCGGCTTCTCGAGCGCCGTAGGCGAGATGGGCGAGAAGATTGGCGCCGACGTTTGGCTCGATCGAGCGCCGCTGAAATACGACGGTCTGTCGTACACCGAAATCTGGATCAGCGAAGCGCAAGAGCGGATGGTGCTGGCCGTGCCCGATCACAAATGGGACGAGCTGGAAGAGCTTTGCTCGAGCGAAGGGGTCGAAGCGACGATCATCGGCCGGTTCGCGCCGACCGGTCGCTTGAAGCTGTTCTACTACCAAGAAGCGGTCGGCGACCTCGACATGAAGTTCCTGCACGATGGCCGCCCGCCGATCGTGCGTGAAGCGACTTACCAGCCGCTGCCGGTCAAGCCGCTGAAACTTCCGGCGGTCAAATCGTGCGATTTCGCCGGCGATTTGAAACAGATCCTTGGTTCGCTCAATGTCGCCAGCAAGCATTGGATCATTCGCCAGTACGATCACGAAGTGCAAGGGGGGAGCGTCATCAAGCCGCTGGTCGGCGTTCAAAATGACGGGCCCGGCGACGCGGCGGTGGTTCGCCCGGTGCTGACTTCGCATCGCGGCGTGGTCGTCTCGTGCGGCATGAACCCACGTTACGGCGATTTTGACACCTACGACATGGCGACCAGCGCGATTGACGAAGCGATGCGCAACTGCGTCGCCGTCGGCGCCGATCCTTCGCAGATCGCGATCCTCGACAACTTCTGCTGGGGCTATACCGATCGCCCTGAAACGCTCGGCTCGCTCGTTCGCTCGGCGATCGCGTGTTATGACATGGCGATCGCATTGGGCACGCCGTTTATCAGCGGCAAAGATAGCTTGAACAACGAGTTCAGCTACTTCAACGACACCGGCGAAAAGCAGACGATCTCGATTCCCCCGTCGCTGCTGATCAGCGCCTTGGGTCAGGTCGACGACGTCCGCCGCTGCGTGACGATGGATCTGAAAAAGACCGGCAGCAAACTGTATGTCGTCGGCAAAACGTTCAACGAACTGGGCGGTTCGCACTGGTCGTTGATTCACGATCAAAAAGATGGCGCCGCGCCGAAGGTCAATCCGGCCATCGCCAAAAGCACCTTCGCTTCGCTGCATAAAGCGATTCATGGTGGTTTGGTTCGCTCGTGTCATGATCTCTCCGAAGGCGGTTTGGCCGTCGCGGCGGCCGAAATGGCTTTTGCTGGCGGACTTGGCGCCGAGCTCACCCTCGACAACATGCCACATGACGAAGCGGCCCAACATGCAGTCAGCTTGCTGTTTAGCGAATCGAATACGCGATTTTTGGTCGAAGTTCCGGCCGAGAACGAAAAGCAGTTCCAATCGCTGTTGGCCGGCATTCCGCACGCGGCGATCGGCATGGTGATCGAAAAGCCGAAACTGACGATCTCGCTCAAAAAGACGAAGCTCGTTTCGGCCTCGCTGGACGAACTGAAACAAGCTTGGCTCTCGCCGCTCGACTGGTAA
- a CDS encoding DUF1559 domain-containing protein: MNTRSRSGFTLVELLVVIAIIGVLIALLLPAVQQAREAARRMQCTNNLKQLGIAMHLHHDAHGKFPQGYADIRSTGRASIDNEGHWSWSTFVLPYIEQTALANLLNADERDASTALADATVLAAAQQTQAAFRCPSDTGPVLNENVGHAIAAGGDNLMPVSNYVVNNNNYNTKQARATNNLDGLSGGTGLFWRDSESSFRDITDGASNTFMLGEKSYQFASSAPDPSYAGSLYAARDFNATGPEQGSGNQGLVAIFGSLRVPINPAYISSSVSERQGYSSQHPGGAQFALADGSVRFFSENIEHSVDGTINSTIERLAGISDGEVIGEY, translated from the coding sequence ATGAATACTCGTTCTCGATCCGGTTTTACGCTCGTTGAATTACTGGTGGTGATCGCCATTATCGGCGTTCTGATCGCGCTGTTACTGCCGGCCGTCCAGCAAGCCCGCGAAGCGGCGCGGCGGATGCAATGCACGAACAATCTGAAACAGCTGGGAATAGCGATGCACCTTCATCATGACGCGCATGGCAAGTTTCCTCAGGGCTACGCCGACATTCGCAGCACCGGCCGAGCTTCGATCGATAATGAAGGACATTGGAGCTGGTCCACGTTCGTGTTGCCGTATATCGAACAAACGGCGCTGGCCAACTTGTTAAACGCCGACGAACGAGACGCCTCCACGGCGCTGGCGGACGCCACGGTCTTGGCCGCAGCCCAACAAACTCAGGCAGCGTTTCGTTGTCCTTCCGATACCGGCCCCGTACTGAACGAAAATGTAGGGCATGCCATTGCAGCCGGCGGAGACAATCTCATGCCGGTCAGCAACTACGTAGTGAACAACAACAATTACAACACGAAACAAGCTCGGGCCACCAATAACCTCGATGGTTTGTCTGGCGGCACGGGATTGTTTTGGCGCGATAGCGAGTCGTCGTTCCGCGACATCACCGACGGCGCCAGCAACACCTTCATGCTGGGCGAAAAATCGTATCAATTTGCGTCGTCCGCCCCCGACCCTTCGTACGCAGGCTCGCTCTACGCCGCTCGAGACTTCAATGCGACGGGCCCTGAACAGGGAAGCGGAAACCAAGGACTAGTTGCAATCTTCGGCTCTTTGCGAGTCCCGATCAATCCGGCTTACATTTCCAGTTCGGTCTCCGAACGACAAGGGTATAGCAGTCAGCACCCAGGCGGCGCCCAGTTCGCACTCGCCGACGGCAGCGTTCGCTTCTTCAGCGAAAACATCGAGCATAGCGTTGATGGGACGATCAACAGCACGATCGAACGACTCGCCGGAATTTCCGACGGAGAGGTAATCGGAGAGTACTAA
- a CDS encoding prephenate dehydrogenase has product MPQWNQAAIVGVGLIGGSIGLAMRARGLAKSIIGVGRNKESLVDAQRVGAIDRATTDIADGVKQADLVIVCAPVDKIVGLVHEIDRHCPVGTIVTDAGSTKNEITAALDQGLTNARFVGGHPLAGGAKAGPKHADACLFVDRTVVLTPTRRTNAAAAEAIEDLWTALGATVVWMKPKEHDEALAFTSHLPHWAAAAVAATTPEKWLPLTSTGWADTTRIASGDAALWRQIFTSNRGHVLKALDKFEKVLAALREALEAENDAKLEKLLNDGKNRRDAVGN; this is encoded by the coding sequence ATGCCTCAGTGGAATCAAGCCGCGATCGTTGGAGTCGGCCTGATCGGCGGTTCGATCGGCTTGGCGATGCGAGCCCGTGGTTTGGCGAAGTCGATTATCGGGGTTGGGAGAAACAAAGAGAGCCTGGTCGACGCCCAACGAGTCGGCGCGATTGACCGAGCGACCACCGATATCGCCGACGGCGTCAAACAGGCCGACCTGGTGATCGTTTGTGCTCCGGTCGACAAGATTGTGGGCTTGGTGCACGAGATCGATCGGCACTGCCCGGTCGGTACGATTGTGACCGACGCCGGCAGTACGAAAAATGAAATCACGGCGGCGCTCGATCAAGGATTGACCAACGCACGCTTTGTCGGCGGCCATCCATTGGCGGGTGGCGCAAAAGCAGGCCCCAAACATGCCGACGCTTGCCTGTTTGTCGATCGCACCGTCGTACTGACGCCGACGCGGCGTACGAATGCAGCGGCAGCGGAAGCGATCGAAGATTTGTGGACTGCACTGGGGGCGACCGTCGTCTGGATGAAACCGAAAGAACATGACGAGGCGCTGGCCTTCACCAGCCATTTGCCTCACTGGGCGGCCGCAGCGGTCGCGGCGACCACTCCTGAGAAGTGGTTGCCGCTGACTTCGACCGGCTGGGCCGATACGACGCGGATCGCCAGCGGCGACGCCGCATTGTGGCGACAGATATTTACTTCGAATCGGGGCCACGTCTTGAAGGCGCTCGACAAGTTTGAGAAAGTGCTGGCGGCTTTGCGTGAAGCTCTCGAAGCAGAGAACGACGCCAAGCTCGAAAAACTCCTAAACGACGGAAAAAATCGCCGTGACGCTGTGGGAAATTGA
- a CDS encoding type II secretion system F family protein encodes MFFSPRIGLQALVLLCRRVGTQLDAGVDDRTIWRREVERSSGAHRQVMIEIRDAVENGSTLGDALTRTGDYFPHVFREMVRLGDETGHLDRILKELSVRYEHRKQIRSAFLAGITWPMIQLVFAIGVVGLLIWIMGFLGDMTGQTVDILGLGLIGTKGLVIYFSLIGCLIFGGWAVWMFYSRGQLDFLPLGRILMNIPGVSYPLKTIALSQMAWSMALTTGGGLDARRSVQLGLESTHSDYYTQYIEQVDRDLLNGENIGAALRHTSVFPEEFLDAIDTGEITGNLSEMMEKLTADYQARAKAALNTLAMLAGFGVWLMVAGLMVSLIFRLAYSYYAPMYEILDEMNH; translated from the coding sequence ATGTTTTTTTCCCCACGTATCGGACTTCAAGCGCTCGTTCTGCTGTGCCGACGAGTCGGGACGCAGTTGGACGCCGGTGTGGATGACCGCACTATCTGGCGCCGCGAGGTCGAGCGATCGTCGGGCGCACATCGCCAGGTGATGATCGAAATCCGGGATGCCGTCGAAAACGGGTCGACGCTGGGAGACGCGTTGACACGGACAGGCGACTACTTTCCGCATGTTTTTCGAGAAATGGTGCGTCTGGGGGACGAAACAGGGCATCTCGATCGGATTCTGAAGGAACTCTCGGTTCGCTACGAACACCGGAAGCAGATTCGCAGCGCTTTTTTGGCCGGCATCACCTGGCCGATGATCCAACTGGTCTTCGCAATCGGCGTCGTCGGGCTGTTGATCTGGATTATGGGTTTTCTCGGCGACATGACTGGTCAGACGGTCGATATCCTGGGGTTGGGGCTGATCGGCACGAAGGGGCTGGTCATTTATTTTTCGCTGATCGGCTGTTTGATCTTCGGCGGTTGGGCTGTTTGGATGTTCTACAGTCGCGGACAACTCGACTTTTTGCCGTTGGGCCGCATTTTGATGAACATCCCCGGAGTCAGCTATCCGCTGAAAACCATCGCGTTGTCGCAGATGGCCTGGTCAATGGCGCTGACCACCGGCGGCGGGCTTGATGCGCGGCGTTCGGTTCAACTCGGCTTAGAGTCGACCCATAGCGACTACTACACGCAGTACATCGAGCAGGTCGATCGTGATCTGCTAAACGGAGAAAATATCGGCGCCGCGCTGCGTCACACCAGCGTCTTCCCCGAAGAATTTCTGGATGCGATCGATACCGGCGAGATCACCGGCAATCTGTCTGAGATGATGGAAAAGCTGACCGCCGACTACCAGGCCCGCGCCAAAGCCGCGCTCAACACGTTGGCGATGTTGGCGGGCTTCGGCGTCTGGCTGATGGTCGCCGGCCTGATGGTCTCGTTGATCTTTCGCTTGGCGTATTCGTACTACGCTCCGATGTATGAAATTCTGGATGAGATGAATCACTAG
- the purQ gene encoding phosphoribosylformylglycinamidine synthase I, translated as MATPKALILRAPGTNCDRETAFAFEAAGGAAERVHLNRLLDQPQLAEGFQILCLPGGFSYGDDIAAGRIVGSLIRHHLDEVLREFVDAGKLVLGICNGFQILLKSGILLPDAADGHAPATLAWNESQRFIDRWVHLKTNGDKCVFLKEIEKMYLPVAHAEGRFVARCAETLKSLDQSGQLSLRYTNASGGEAAYPDCPNGAQLGVAGACDETGRVFGLMPHPERHLDPTHHPRWTRGEAGEVGDGLKIFQNAVQFFA; from the coding sequence ATGGCGACTCCCAAGGCGTTGATCCTGCGAGCCCCAGGCACCAATTGCGACCGCGAAACCGCGTTCGCGTTTGAAGCGGCCGGCGGCGCCGCCGAGCGCGTCCATCTCAATCGCCTGCTCGATCAGCCGCAGCTGGCCGAGGGCTTCCAAATCCTCTGCCTGCCCGGCGGCTTCAGCTATGGCGACGACATCGCCGCCGGTCGAATCGTCGGCAGCCTGATTCGTCATCATCTCGACGAAGTGCTGCGTGAATTTGTCGATGCCGGCAAGCTGGTGCTAGGCATCTGCAACGGCTTTCAAATCCTCCTCAAATCGGGCATCCTGCTCCCCGACGCCGCCGACGGTCACGCGCCGGCGACCTTGGCCTGGAACGAGTCGCAACGGTTCATCGATCGCTGGGTTCACTTGAAAACCAACGGCGACAAATGCGTCTTCCTCAAAGAGATCGAAAAAATGTATCTGCCGGTCGCCCACGCCGAAGGACGCTTCGTCGCTCGCTGCGCCGAAACGCTCAAATCGCTTGATCAGTCGGGCCAACTTTCGCTTCGCTACACCAACGCCTCAGGCGGTGAAGCGGCTTACCCCGATTGTCCCAACGGCGCCCAACTAGGCGTCGCCGGCGCTTGCGACGAAACCGGCCGCGTCTTCGGCCTGATGCCGCACCCCGAACGTCATCTCGACCCCACGCATCACCCCCGCTGGACCCGCGGCGAAGCCGGCGAAGTCGGCGACGGCCTCAAGATCTTCCAAAACGCGGTCCAGTTTTTCGCCTAA
- a CDS encoding tetratricopeptide repeat protein, with the protein MIQNQLQRAVACYSRGMLGEALRHVDAALAEGDIAADALELKGVILQMQGAHEAALHTLEHARQLQPLSMAAQLAMADCYCQQGDFEDGRLIYCELSDRDDFPPTLLSCLAEGLGRLQEFDRARRVCELAVQHNPGCHAALYGVVFYMCRAGEPAEKSIPLVEKLIDLAPRVFRYRMSLATLYGQQGEQEKAYLAIADASTDELRSVDCTCCVTRLIDLFAQFGDKERAAYCRCRMIEIASE; encoded by the coding sequence GTGATTCAAAATCAATTACAGCGCGCCGTCGCTTGCTATAGTCGCGGAATGCTCGGCGAAGCGCTTCGCCATGTCGATGCGGCGCTGGCCGAAGGAGATATCGCCGCCGACGCTTTGGAGTTGAAAGGAGTCATCCTGCAGATGCAGGGGGCGCATGAGGCGGCGCTGCACACGCTAGAACACGCGCGCCAATTGCAACCGCTCTCGATGGCGGCGCAACTGGCGATGGCCGACTGCTATTGCCAACAGGGTGACTTTGAAGATGGTCGCTTGATCTATTGCGAGTTATCGGATCGCGACGACTTTCCTCCAACGCTCTTGTCTTGCCTGGCCGAAGGATTAGGGCGATTGCAAGAGTTTGACCGGGCGCGGCGCGTCTGTGAGTTGGCCGTGCAGCACAATCCCGGCTGCCACGCTGCGTTGTACGGCGTCGTCTTTTACATGTGCCGCGCCGGCGAACCTGCCGAGAAGTCGATCCCTCTAGTCGAGAAGCTGATCGATTTGGCGCCGCGTGTGTTTCGGTATCGGATGTCGCTGGCGACCCTGTATGGTCAACAAGGGGAACAGGAAAAAGCGTATCTGGCGATTGCCGACGCATCGACCGATGAACTTCGCTCGGTCGATTGCACCTGTTGCGTGACGCGCTTGATCGATTTGTTCGCCCAGTTTGGCGACAAAGAGCGAGCCGCCTATTGTCGCTGCCGAATGATCGAAATCGCCAGCGAATAG
- a CDS encoding tetratricopeptide repeat protein, translating to MDFYTLAADLFRQERNRQALHVLQRHHDQWVHDGRCWQLAGQIQFRLGELAAAARMLETAAILIPLSAAAQCRLAECYLRTQRPDLAACIYAHLAEIENLDEVSAVDAVRGLLRVDAIGDGVDLGLRSLRRFRENHRLLVLVADGLERSGLGPQAALPLLLQAERLQPKNLQYKIAVIKRLVEAGRRLDAVRRLRVIEVESLDCVASLQRLRLLLAACGEVAGAEACHARLAQIEYEAVSSYRPTDEEESDG from the coding sequence GTGGATTTTTACACGCTTGCCGCTGACTTGTTTCGCCAGGAACGAAACCGACAGGCCCTCCATGTGCTGCAGCGCCATCACGACCAGTGGGTCCATGATGGTCGTTGTTGGCAATTGGCGGGGCAGATTCAGTTCCGCCTGGGAGAACTGGCCGCCGCGGCTCGCATGTTAGAAACCGCTGCGATTCTCATTCCTCTCTCGGCGGCGGCCCAGTGCCGTTTGGCCGAGTGTTATCTCCGCACGCAGCGCCCTGATTTGGCGGCTTGCATTTACGCTCACCTGGCCGAGATCGAAAATCTCGACGAGGTTTCAGCGGTCGATGCGGTTCGCGGGCTGCTGCGTGTCGACGCGATTGGAGACGGGGTCGACTTGGGTCTGCGCAGTCTGCGGCGTTTTCGAGAAAATCATCGACTACTGGTGCTAGTCGCTGATGGACTGGAACGCTCGGGACTGGGGCCGCAAGCGGCGCTTCCTTTGTTGCTGCAGGCCGAACGGCTGCAGCCGAAGAATCTCCAATACAAAATCGCGGTGATCAAGAGACTGGTCGAAGCTGGACGGCGCTTAGACGCCGTTCGGCGGTTGCGCGTTATCGAGGTCGAGTCGCTGGACTGCGTCGCGTCGTTACAGCGGTTACGTCTGCTGTTGGCGGCCTGCGGCGAAGTTGCCGGAGCCGAAGCGTGCCATGCGCGCTTGGCCCAAATCGAATACGAGGCCGTTTCCTCGTACCGACCGACTGACGAAGAGGAGAGCGACGGATAG
- a CDS encoding flavodoxin, protein MSVSIAIFYGSTTGNTEMAANKIAEELGGLLTHIGDVSQTKPAELTQYDVLLLGVSTWNIGEMQDDWFDFLRQLGDLDLTGKKVGLFAMGDSYGYPDNFLDAMGELWGAIQKRGAELVGVWPAAGYQFDESQAMYDDEHFVGLGLDEDNESDQTEDRIRTWLVQVLQEIGLLNLQDLADAG, encoded by the coding sequence ATGAGCGTTTCGATCGCGATTTTTTATGGTTCCACCACCGGCAATACCGAAATGGCCGCTAACAAGATTGCCGAAGAACTCGGCGGCCTGCTGACGCACATCGGCGATGTCAGCCAAACGAAGCCCGCAGAGTTGACGCAATACGATGTGTTGTTACTCGGCGTTTCAACTTGGAACATCGGCGAGATGCAAGATGATTGGTTCGACTTTCTCCGCCAACTGGGCGACCTCGACCTGACCGGCAAGAAAGTGGGGCTGTTCGCCATGGGAGACTCGTACGGCTATCCCGACAATTTTCTCGATGCGATGGGAGAGTTATGGGGGGCGATTCAGAAGCGCGGAGCGGAACTCGTCGGCGTCTGGCCAGCGGCCGGCTATCAGTTTGACGAGTCGCAAGCGATGTATGACGACGAGCATTTCGTCGGACTTGGTCTCGACGAAGATAACGAGTCGGATCAAACCGAAGATCGCATCCGCACCTGGTTGGTGCAAGTGCTGCAAGAGATCGGGCTGCTAAACCTGCAAGATCTGGCGGACGCAGGGTAA
- a CDS encoding carboxypeptidase regulatory-like domain-containing protein: MHAKVCHLFWNLLGVKAVRSAAFFPLICFTALALFLQSGCAARSDRPDLGEVTGTVTLDGKPLADALLTFVPERGRSSFGATDEAGFYRLKYTGDFDGAVLGQHKVVIESIVASGNHSDPSIERNNSAQVEKIPRKYNTRSELKREVVAGSNAFDFELTSR; encoded by the coding sequence ATGCACGCCAAAGTATGCCATCTCTTTTGGAATCTGTTGGGCGTGAAAGCGGTTCGTAGCGCCGCTTTCTTCCCGCTGATTTGCTTCACAGCATTGGCCCTGTTTCTGCAGTCAGGGTGTGCGGCGAGATCGGATCGACCGGATCTTGGCGAAGTGACTGGAACGGTCACTCTCGACGGAAAACCGCTTGCTGACGCCTTGTTGACGTTTGTTCCCGAAAGGGGGCGCTCCTCCTTCGGGGCAACCGACGAAGCCGGTTTCTACCGGTTGAAATACACAGGCGATTTCGACGGAGCGGTTCTCGGCCAGCACAAAGTGGTCATCGAGAGTATCGTGGCTAGCGGCAATCATTCCGATCCGTCCATCGAGCGAAACAACTCGGCGCAAGTCGAAAAAATTCCGCGCAAATACAATACTCGATCCGAGTTGAAGCGAGAGGTGGTCGCCGGCAGCAATGCGTTCGATTTCGAGCTCACCTCTCGTTAA
- a CDS encoding YdeI/OmpD-associated family protein translates to MPEPSAARTRAFPTPKKFNAWLAVHHATETELWLKIHKKASGLQSITWQEAVIEALCWGWIDGVKKSLDDISYLQRFTPRRPKSNWSQRNREHVERLLAENRMQEPGLAHVRAAQADGRWDAAYAPSSEVVVPADFVAAVRTDPSAKAFFATLNKANLFAIAYQLQTAKKPETRQRRFDNLLAMLKSQTRIH, encoded by the coding sequence ATGCCCGAGCCGAGCGCAGCGCGGACGCGTGCCTTTCCAACGCCTAAAAAGTTCAACGCTTGGCTCGCGGTCCATCATGCGACGGAAACGGAATTGTGGCTCAAAATCCATAAGAAGGCGTCTGGTCTTCAATCGATCACCTGGCAAGAAGCGGTGATTGAGGCGCTGTGCTGGGGTTGGATCGACGGCGTGAAGAAATCGTTGGATGACATTTCTTACCTGCAACGATTTACGCCGCGGCGGCCGAAGAGCAATTGGTCGCAGCGCAATCGCGAGCATGTCGAACGGCTGCTTGCGGAAAACAGGATGCAAGAGCCGGGCCTGGCGCATGTTCGTGCGGCCCAAGCCGATGGGCGTTGGGACGCCGCTTACGCGCCGTCCAGCGAAGTGGTCGTCCCGGCCGATTTCGTCGCCGCCGTCCGCACCGATCCAAGCGCGAAAGCGTTTTTCGCGACGTTGAACAAAGCCAATCTATTCGCGATCGCCTATCAATTGCAAACGGCCAAAAAGCCTGAGACGCGGCAACGACGTTTTGACAATCTGCTCGCGATGCTCAAGAGCCAAACCCGGATCCACTGA
- a CDS encoding DUF1559 domain-containing protein gives MSSSRNRPGFTLVELLVVIAIIGVLIALLLPAVQAAREAARRSQCSNNLKQMGLALHNFHDTYGRFPPGASDNSAPFGNGYKSPGGHSWMAYSMPFLELGNAFDSSDFPNRSFYDSNIETAIGNTNFPVFGCPSSALEQEFSSQTPKTMVADYIGIAGHVDGYGGVTAVNDTSDTAFGVSATNGVLAKQSKNTFASITDGSSNTIVVSEIGDWVYVSGGTRKDVRSGTTHGFAAGYQRNTGSRRVHNCVTLRHIINPGPAIEYTTDSSDGVSELGYNSPLRSAHPGGVMVLVGDASVRFLTESVDTGSMARLANRQDGLVVSQY, from the coding sequence ATGTCATCGTCTCGAAATCGTCCCGGTTTCACACTGGTCGAGCTTTTGGTGGTGATCGCAATCATCGGCGTGCTGATCGCCTTATTGTTGCCGGCGGTTCAAGCGGCCCGCGAAGCGGCTCGGCGTTCGCAATGCTCCAACAATCTAAAACAGATGGGGCTCGCCCTGCATAACTTTCACGATACGTATGGTCGCTTTCCGCCGGGAGCCAGCGACAATTCCGCTCCTTTCGGCAACGGCTATAAGAGCCCCGGCGGGCACTCCTGGATGGCGTACAGCATGCCGTTTTTAGAGTTGGGGAACGCCTTCGATAGCAGCGACTTCCCGAATCGCAGCTTCTACGACTCGAATATTGAAACCGCCATCGGCAACACCAATTTCCCCGTGTTCGGCTGTCCCTCTTCGGCGCTGGAGCAAGAGTTCAGCAGCCAGACTCCCAAGACCATGGTCGCCGACTATATCGGCATTGCCGGCCATGTCGACGGCTACGGCGGCGTTACTGCGGTGAATGACACAAGCGATACCGCCTTTGGCGTGAGCGCGACCAACGGCGTGCTCGCCAAGCAGTCGAAAAACACCTTTGCGTCGATCACCGACGGCAGCAGCAATACGATTGTGGTCAGCGAAATCGGCGACTGGGTTTACGTCTCTGGCGGAACGCGTAAAGACGTTCGCTCTGGCACGACGCACGGTTTTGCGGCTGGTTACCAACGAAATACCGGTTCACGTCGCGTTCATAACTGCGTCACCTTGCGACACATCATTAACCCCGGCCCCGCGATCGAATACACCACGGATAGCTCGGACGGCGTCAGCGAACTCGGATACAACAGTCCCCTGCGATCCGCTCATCCAGGCGGCGTCATGGTTCTTGTTGGCGACGCGTCGGTCCGATTTCTTACGGAATCGGTTGACACGGGTTCGATGGCGCGACTTGCCAACCGTCAGGATGGCTTGGTCGTTTCGCAGTACTAA